The Syngnathus typhle isolate RoL2023-S1 ecotype Sweden linkage group LG14, RoL_Styp_1.0, whole genome shotgun sequence genome segment GGGCATTTATAGAATCCCAGCTAAGGAACCTTACAAACAATgctttcatttttaattatcATAATAATGAAGTGTGCAGCAACTGTACAATAATGTGTCAGAAATAAGGTCAAATCAAAAGGAAGTGATTGATTGAAAGATTGTCAACTCAGTtgatgtgcgcgcgcgtgttgcATTACAATGTCACGTGACGTTTCCGTGCCGACAGGCTTTGCCCAACAAGACCGACCGCACCTTTTACAAATAGATAAGGCTCTCTAAAAACACACTTTCATCTAGCCAtttctatatttatatacatatatagttaAATATTCCATTTTTAATATGTACTTTATAATACAAATAAAGTCATCATAGAAAGTCTATCAAACATTGgaagcctttaaaaaaaaaacattaagacACAAGAAGGCTTTCGGCCTTCAGTTTGTAAGCGGTgcactgtgcgtgtgtgtaatatagtgtgcgtgtgtgtccatcaatgtgtgtgttgggtacttcctttgtgttgttgttggttCACAGCGCCGTCTCTTTCAGGTCGTTGAGGTTGGCCATGCGGGACCTGGAGGGGCGCCCGAAGCCGTGGCCGTTCTGGCCCCCCTTGACGGCCATCTGCTCGGGGTAAGGGTTGCCGGCATGCCAGCCGGGCTCTAGCTGCGGGTAGGCTGACTGCCTGCTCTTCATTTGCGGGGTGTTGACCCCCGAGTGGCCGCGCCCGTCCGAGAAGGCCCCCTGGGGCCCGGGGCCTGGCAGCTGCTGGTAGCGCATATCGGACGCCGCCGTCTGATTGGATGAGGATGATGAGAGGTGCAGGAGTTTGCGCAGCGACTTGAGCGGTTGGCTCTGGgaggataaaataaaatatgggaCAAAAGGACGATGGAATGAATTAATCCAACTTCGAAGGACAAATGCGAAAATTTGGAATCTGATGGTGTTTGGTCAAGACACACCGGACATACCGGCGAGTGCGAGTCAGCCATCTTGTCGGCCCACTCTTTGTCCCGCTCGCGTTCCCGCTCTCGACTCTTGTCGCGGCTCCGGTGGCGACTGCTCTGGTGGGAACGCGACGACTTCTGCAGCACCGCCTCTTCACTGGGAACCTGTCAAATAAATACGCATACAAATACTCTTTGGGGCATTGCAAAGCACAGTATTGTATAAAGACACAGAGAATGTAGACATGACGTGACAAGCATCCAGTGCATCATTCTAGCAGCTTGGAGTTCTcatcaagtgtgtgcgtgtgtgtgtgtcacagtgGCAGAAAATGAGAAGCTAAAAATACACCCGGCTTATTCCGACTGGCCAGATTGCATTTATTTGCTTCCTCATCCCAACTTGGCAAGAAAGGAGCAGCCAAAAAGGAAAATGAGCCCCTTCATAAAGTGTTACTGCTTTGCGTCACGTTTCAGATTCCTGACAGGGTTCTTTCTTCGCCTCAGTCAACCTTCTTAGGTGACTCTGGGGGATTCTTGTGAGTAGCGGCGGTATGGCTGGCTCCCTACCTCCTACAAAAGGTGGGCGGGGGTTCACCGCTTTTCAAATATagcttttgtgttttgtttggcGGTGTGCCGAAATTTGATTTGACTGATGTGGAATACGTGCAAGAAAGACTGGAGAATATAATATTGCACTCTATAAAAAGCCCAATGAGATGATTAAATCCAAAGTAAAGAATGAAACGTACTCGAGTAGCTCTTGGCAGAGGATCAATAATATATGCCTTTTAGTATTGTGATACTTGTTGTCTACAAGTGTTGcatcaccatttgtgttcaaacatCCCTTACCTAAAGGATTATAATTTGACTCCGATGCCTAACATGCGTCACTTGCGCTAGAGTGAGTCACCAACTCACCATTTgaggctttttcttcttcttctttattGCTCTGAAGAAACCCTGCTTTTCTTTCTCCTTGGATGGCTCGGCTGTATTCAGCACCACCGTGTCTGGACCCGTCCTCGCGTGGGAAAATCAGTGTGTTAAAGCAGGGATGCTACGATGTGGAGGGTGGGTTGCTTACCAGGGGTCGAAAGCGGTTTGGCGTTTGGAGTGGTTGGCCAGGCTGCCGGCATCGCCCGTCATGCCCGAGCTTCGCACCTGGGAGCGGCCGTCGTGGAAGGAATTGTCTGGCCGAGGAGAAGGGACTGTTCAACAAACACCACAGAGAACATCACTTGCCTTTTGGGCACCAACACAACACAAGAACACACGCAGGCGATGCCGTGGTCCAAAGTATAGCCCGCCGTACCGTGTGTCTGCCTGACCCACCTCTGTAGAAGCTCCCGACCTTGCGGGGCATAGACTCGCTGTAGATGTTGCGGTTCTCCTTAGACGATGCGCCGCCATCTTCCGCCTGAGGCTCATGGTACAGGCCCACCTGAGACACAAACGCGGTCAACACACCACAGTCGTCGTGCAGCCCGACTGTGATGAAAACGACAATCATAAGAATAAAAGTTTATGTTATGTATGTGTTGAGACAATGTAAACATGGCTTTAACTGTCACATTAGTATAGCAGCAAAGCAGGCAGAGCATGATGGTAGCACTAGCCATAGCAAGGAAAGTAGCAGAGAGAAatctggagggggggggagcgAAAGTAAGCAAGGGCAAGACAAAGGGATGGACCTCGCTTTTTTGCCTCTGCGCGTGAAAGTTGTCTCTGGTGGAGTCCCTGATTGGGGGTCGGCTGTGGGGGGCCGCCTCGGCGGGGGCTTGATCACTCTggacacaatacacaaacacatacacacaagcagCAGCAACTACACGTCAGCAACAGAAAGCGCAGTACAAGTACACACAGCCACACAACACGATGCAAAAGCCCGCAGGAGTAGCAGCGTTTACAAGTAGCGGCATCCATCCTACAGCTGGACGGACATCTTCATGTGGACAtcttcaaatacaaaaaaaatatttgctgtGCTTTCCTAAATTCTCATGGATGGACAATATAGAATTTTGGTCAATTGTGCGTTTTGTGTAAGTTTAAGACGGGGAAAGGTGGTCAAActtttcttcaatttttttttaatagggtcCCCGTATTGCAGATTTTCACCGTCGGTGTTTTTAACTGAAGAGGAGCGACTGACCCGGCTCATGTCCTCCTCCCTGGAGGCCGAGTGGCGAGGCAACGTGCggtgctgcagctgcggcgACAGCAGCTGCAGGCTGCTGGCCCGGGTGGGCGCCCCCTGGCCCACAAGGAGCCCGTCGTCACCCCCGTGAGTCCTCTGGTGGTCCCGCCGCACGTACATGGAGTGGCGGTGTGGTCTCTGTTGGGACGAAAAGGGGCTGCTGTAGCCCTGAGCGTAGGGCTCGTGCGGGGCCGACAGAGAGTGCACGTGGCTCCCGCCTCCGCCGCCCTCGTTGGGGTCGGGGCCGTCCGGCGAGTCCTTGCGGCGGGCCGACGAGCGACGGAAGGATGAGTCCAGGGTGTTGCTCTCGCGCTCAGCGCGGGTGCTCCCCCGGCGATCAGAGCGCCGCACCGCCGGGCTGCTGGGCGCCGTTAGGTCCAGGCAGCTGGAGGGGAAGTAGCGGGCGGCTGGCTCGTCGGCATATAGGTGCACGTCGTTCAGGTTGCCCACCGACTTGGCGTCGCTGAGCGTGCCGTAGCTCTTGGACAGATTCAGGTAGGAGAACTTGGGCGCAGGGGCCTCCACGTAGCCGTGGCGGCCGTGCTTCTCCGCCGACTGCAGGGTGCTGGTCTTGCCCTCCACGAAGGAGTGGCGGTGCTGCTGCGAGCGAAAGTTAGATTTGAGGTACTTGGCTCCGGGGCCGTCGGAGCCCTTGGGGCCCGGGCTGACGTCAAAGTCGCCCTTGTTGGCGTCAGAGGGGCCAAGCAGGTGGGGCAGGTCCACGCCGCACGAAGCCGAGTGGTTGAAGATCTGCGCCGGATAGCTCTTGGGGTGCAGCGTGGGGCTCAGGTTTATT includes the following:
- the LOC133167327 gene encoding cyclin-dependent kinase-like 5 isoform X2; its protein translation is MNKFEVLGIVGEGAYGVVLKCRHKDTNEIVAIKKFKDSEENEEVKETTLRELKMLRTLKQENIVELKEAFRRRGKLYLVFEYVEKNMLELLEELPNGVPADKARSYIYQLIKAIHWCHKHDIVHRDIKPENLLISSDDVLKLCDFGFARNLSEGTDANYTEYVATRWYRSPELLLGAPYGKAVDMWSVGCILGELSDGQPLFPGESEIDQLFTIQKVLGPLPPEQMKLFYSNPRFHGLRFPTVNHPQTLERRYLGIIGGALLDLLKSLLLLNPGERFLTEQGLNHHAFQSLRLAERTGPPTPTPVRSSKRKPHHGDTTPSRSHGLKSSGSHRSSTRDCSSLPRHEDLHPSSNSGESGGGGGGFLNGNLPTAINLSPTLHPKSYPAQIFNHSASCGVDLPHLLGPSDANKGDFDVSPGPKGSDGPGAKYLKSNFRSQQHRHSFVEGKTSTLQSAEKHGRHGYVEAPAPKFSYLNLSKSYGTLSDAKSVGNLNDVHLYADEPAARYFPSSCLDLTAPSSPAVRRSDRRGSTRAERESNTLDSSFRRSSARRKDSPDGPDPNEGGGGGSHVHSLSAPHEPYAQGYSSPFSSQQRPHRHSMYVRRDHQRTHGGDDGLLVGQGAPTRASSLQLLSPQLQHRTLPRHSASREEDMSRSDQAPAEAAPHSRPPIRDSTRDNFHAQRQKSEVGLYHEPQAEDGGASSKENRNIYSESMPRKVGSFYRDNSFHDGRSQVRSSGMTGDAGSLANHSKRQTAFDPWTGPDTVVLNTAEPSKEKEKQGFFRAIKKKKKKPQMVPSEEAVLQKSSRSHQSSRHRSRDKSRERERERDKEWADKMADSHSPSQPLKSLRKLLHLSSSSSNQTAASDMRYQQLPGPGPQGAFSDGRGHSGVNTPQMKSRQSAYPQLEPGWHAGNPYPEQMAVKGGQNGHGFGRPSRSRMANLNDLKETAL
- the LOC133167327 gene encoding cyclin-dependent kinase-like 5 isoform X1, whose translation is MNKFEVLGIVGEGAYGVVLKCRHKDTNEIVAIKKFKDSEENEEVKETTLRELKMLRTLKQENIVELKEAFRRRGKLYLVFEYVEKNMLELLEELPNGVPADKARSYIYQLIKAIHWCHKHDIVHRDIKPENLLISSDDVLKLCDFGFARNLSEGTDANYTEYVATRWYRSPELLLGAPYGKAVDMWSVGCILGELSDGQPLFPGESEIDQLFTIQKVLGPLPPEQMKLFYSNPRFHGLRFPTVNHPQTLERRYLGIIGGALLDLLKSLLLLNPGERFLTEQGLNHHAFQSLRLAERTGPPTPTPVRSSKRKPHHGDTTPSRSHGLKSSGSHRSSTRDCSSLPRHEDLHPSSNSGESGGGGGGFLNGNLPTAINLSPTLHPKSYPAQIFNHSASCGVDLPHLLGPSDANKGDFDVSPGPKGSDGPGAKYLKSNFRSQQHRHSFVEGKTSTLQSAEKHGRHGYVEAPAPKFSYLNLSKSYGTLSDAKSVGNLNDVHLYADEPAARYFPSSCLDLTAPSSPAVRRSDRRGSTRAERESNTLDSSFRRSSARRKDSPDGPDPNEGGGGGSHVHSLSAPHEPYAQGYSSPFSSQQRPHRHSMYVRRDHQRTHGGDDGLLVGQGAPTRASSLQLLSPQLQHRTLPRHSASREEDMSRSDQAPAEAAPHSRPPIRDSTRDNFHAQRQKSEVGLYHEPQAEDGGASSKENRNIYSESMPRKVGSFYRVPSPRPDNSFHDGRSQVRSSGMTGDAGSLANHSKRQTAFDPWTGPDTVVLNTAEPSKEKEKQGFFRAIKKKKKKPQMVPSEEAVLQKSSRSHQSSRHRSRDKSRERERERDKEWADKMADSHSPSQPLKSLRKLLHLSSSSSNQTAASDMRYQQLPGPGPQGAFSDGRGHSGVNTPQMKSRQSAYPQLEPGWHAGNPYPEQMAVKGGQNGHGFGRPSRSRMANLNDLKETAL
- the LOC133167327 gene encoding cyclin-dependent kinase-like 5 isoform X4 — translated: MNKFEVLGIVGEGAYGVVLKCRHKDTNEIVAIKKFKDSEENEEVKETTLRELKMLRTLKQENIVELKEAFRRRGKLYLVFEYVEKNMLELLEELPNGVPADKARSYIYQLIKAIHWCHKHDIVHRDIKPENLLISSDDVLKLCDFGFARNLSEGTDANYTEYVATRWYRSPELLLGAPYGKAVDMWSVGCILGELSDGQPLFPGESEIDQLFTIQKVLGPLPPEQMKLFYSNPRFHGLRFPTVNHPQTLERRYLGIIGGALLDLLKSLLLLNPGERFLTEQGLNHHAFQSLRLAERTGPPTPTPVRSSKRKPHHGDTTPSRSHGLKSSGSHRSSTRDCSSLPRHEDLHPSSNSGESGGGGGGFLNGNLPTAINLSPTLHPKSYPAQIFNHSASCGVDLPHLLGPSDANKGDFDVSPGPKGSDGPGAKYLKSNFRSQQHRHSFVEGKTSTLQSAEKHGRHGYVEAPAPKFSYLNLSKSYGTLSDAKSVGNLNDVHLYADEPAARYFPSSCLDLTAPSSPAVRRSDRRGSTRAERESNTLDSSFRRSSARRKDSPDGPDPNEGGGGGSHVHSLSAPHEPYAQGYSSPFSSQQRPHRHSMYVRRDHQRTHGGDDGLLVGQGAPTRASSLQLLSPQLQHRTLPRHSASREEDMSRVGLYHEPQAEDGGASSKENRNIYSESMPRKVGSFYRDNSFHDGRSQVRSSGMTGDAGSLANHSKRQTAFDPWTGPDTVVLNTAEPSKEKEKQGFFRAIKKKKKKPQMVPSEEAVLQKSSRSHQSSRHRSRDKSRERERERDKEWADKMADSHSPSQPLKSLRKLLHLSSSSSNQTAASDMRYQQLPGPGPQGAFSDGRGHSGVNTPQMKSRQSAYPQLEPGWHAGNPYPEQMAVKGGQNGHGFGRPSRSRMANLNDLKETAL
- the LOC133167327 gene encoding cyclin-dependent kinase-like 5 isoform X3, producing MNKFEVLGIVGEGAYGVVLKCRHKDTNEIVAIKKFKDSEENEEVKETTLRELKMLRTLKQENIVELKEAFRRRGKLYLVFEYVEKNMLELLEELPNGVPADKARSYIYQLIKAIHWCHKHDIVHRDIKPENLLISSDDVLKLCDFGFARNLSEGTDANYTEYVATRWYRSPELLLGAPYGKAVDMWSVGCILGELSDGQPLFPGESEIDQLFTIQKVLGPLPPEQMKLFYSNPRFHGLRFPTVNHPQTLERRYLGIIGGALLDLLKSLLLLNPGERFLTEQGLNHHAFQSLRLAERTGPPTPTPVRSSKRKPHHGDTTPSRSHGLKSSGSHRSSTRDCSSLPRHEDLHPSSNSGESGGGGGGFLNGNLPTAINLSPTLHPKSYPAQIFNHSASCGVDLPHLLGPSDANKGDFDVSPGPKGSDGPGAKYLKSNFRSQQHRHSFVEGKTSTLQSAEKHGRHGYVEAPAPKFSYLNLSKSYGTLSDAKSVGNLNDVHLYADEPAARYFPSSCLDLTAPSSPAVRRSDRRGSTRAERESNTLDSSFRRSSARRKDSPDGPDPNEGGGGGSHVHSLSAPHEPYAQGYSSPFSSQQRPHRHSMYVRRDHQRTHGGDDGLLVGQGAPTRASSLQLLSPQLQHRTLPRHSASREEDMSRVGLYHEPQAEDGGASSKENRNIYSESMPRKVGSFYRVPSPRPDNSFHDGRSQVRSSGMTGDAGSLANHSKRQTAFDPWTGPDTVVLNTAEPSKEKEKQGFFRAIKKKKKKPQMVPSEEAVLQKSSRSHQSSRHRSRDKSRERERERDKEWADKMADSHSPSQPLKSLRKLLHLSSSSSNQTAASDMRYQQLPGPGPQGAFSDGRGHSGVNTPQMKSRQSAYPQLEPGWHAGNPYPEQMAVKGGQNGHGFGRPSRSRMANLNDLKETAL